One window of Myxocyprinus asiaticus isolate MX2 ecotype Aquarium Trade chromosome 4, UBuf_Myxa_2, whole genome shotgun sequence genomic DNA carries:
- the LOC127432034 gene encoding type-2 angiotensin II receptor-like, whose amino-acid sequence METDSAHKLTTPNVSLMHHNITNSLCDYMLPSTTQYQKKVIPTFYSLIFLLGFFGNMLVVCVLYHSSGRRTVANTYLVNLAMSDLLFLSSLPFWAVYYSLDYNWIFGKVMCKLCGGLLTINVYASIFFITCMSVDRYHAFIYPLHSRSSRSVSRARCVSCIIWVLAALTTLPTVVFRDIHTFPINNVTACVIYYPSELWHTGLTLAKNTLGFFLPLVVIATCYSRIAVHLMATPNFLEQDSARLVHVLRMVVAVVLAFFFCWFPFHVLAFLGALGELGVEWDCWVLQTINKLLPFFLCLGFSNSAINPFLYCFVGNHFRERLWQIYGEMLTQKRDSVSTRLSSFSQKLSDLKETMPLEILEQQSAS is encoded by the coding sequence ATGGAAACGGACTCTGCCCATAAACTGACCACACCCAATGTGTCATTGATGCATCATAACATCACAAACTCACTGTGTGACTACATGTTGCCCTCGACCACCCAGTACCAGAAGAAAGTGATACCCACCTTCTACAGTCTCATCTTTTTGCTGGGTTTCTTTGGTAACATGCTTGTAGTGTGTGTTTTGTATCATAGTTCAGGGCGGAGGACCGTCGCTAACACGTATCTGGTGAATCTAGCGATGTCAGACTTGCTCTTCCTGAGCTCTTTGCCTTTCTGGGCTGTGTACTACTCTTTGGATTATAATTGGATTTTTGGGAAGGTTATGTGTAAACTGTGTGGGGGTCTGctgacaataaatgtctacgCTAGTATATTTTTCATCACTTGTATGAGCGTGGATCGATATCATGCTTTCATCTACCCGTTACACTCCCGGAGCAGTAGGAGTGTGAGTCGGGCCAGGTGTGTTAGCTGCATCATTTGGGTCCTGGCAGCTCTGACCACGCTGCCCACAGTTGTTTTCCGTGACATACACACTTTCCCTATAAACAATGTGACCGCTTGTGTCATATATTACCCCAGTGAGCTCTGGCACACCGGGTTAACTCTTGCGAAGAACACCCTTGGATTCTTTCTGCCGTTGGTTGTCATAGCAACCTGCTACAGCCGAATCGCTGTACACCTGATGGCCACTCCCAACTTCCTGGAGCAAGACTCTGCCAGGTTGGTCCATGTCTTGAGAATGGTGGTCGCCGTGGTATTGGCATTTTTCTTTTGCTGGTTCCCGTTTCATGTGCTGGCATTCCTGGGAGCTCTGGGAGAGCTGGGGGTGGAGTGGGATTGTTGGGTGCTCCAAACAATCAATAAACTACTGCCGTTCTTCCTCTGCCTTGGCTTTTCCAACTCTGCCATCAACCCTTTCCTGTACTGTTTTGTGGGAAATCACTTCAGAGAGAGGCTATGGCAAATTTATGGAGAGATGCTGACACAGAAAAGAGATTCTGTTAGTACAAGACTGTCTTCCTTCTCCCAGAAACTGAGTGACCTCAAAGAGACTATGCCTCTGGAGATTCTGGAGCAGCAAAGCGCCTCCTAG